From a single Narcine bancroftii isolate sNarBan1 unplaced genomic scaffold, sNarBan1.hap1 Scaffold_237, whole genome shotgun sequence genomic region:
- the LOC138750710 gene encoding LOW QUALITY PROTEIN: protein PAT1 homolog 1-like (The sequence of the model RefSeq protein was modified relative to this genomic sequence to represent the inferred CDS: inserted 2 bases in 2 codons; deleted 1 base in 1 codon): MGKKLKTGKGRRDKFYHLAKETGYRSRSAFKLIQLNRRFQFLQKARVLVDLCAAPGGWLQVASTSMPVSSLIIGVDLVPIKSIPNVVSIQEDITTDRCRQALSRELHSWKADVFLNDGAPNVGSSWSHDAFSQAHLTLMALRLASEFLARGGTFVSKVFRSQDYQPLLWVLNQLFCKVQATKPQASRTESAEIFLVCQGYNAPDKIDRKFFDPKHVFKQVETQVRTVHDLVSSKKPKADGYTDGDYTLFHCISLLDFLKCPNPINTLHKASEITFDCPQMENHPATTQEIRECCKDLQVLGRKELGVLLKWRRRLRMSLGRELHGGAGGAEPPLRASEDEEEGRGAEGSDRTGGTASGRRTGGGEGRRTGRAQEPPATPPPPTLHPEASEIMMGAEGGSETATVQNPWILTPPPPFLSPPHPTSAQPDQLESLGRAGDVPGNAEPSPDSSRNPAGSSTKASPVLQRWQILDSTSPHAEFFAPLSSGDTGRSPSDADSTFTGRGTGWMPFPQPPLVRVSGLLGGAITAGQCQRPLPAGFRSFLPSMWPSHPSLRGDTANLHPQHKHLLTQREQGARSLHHTQNDFSRMWPMGETSRVVKDPYSDLMSQREKEWVSKIQMMQLQTANPVLDDYYYQNYFQRLQLRNLKHISSETSRRGKTRLITPQLVRHDQSYRPVQFEGSXGKLTISSVNNPXKMIDAVVTPRAEDDESKDQLVRDRRRQTLHNIEKTYTLLLEVLDLEQTLRLGAGEETVKIDQARKAKIDQIYRNLRGRQLLGSERPSDDEFLQVMSIRKGKRLVARTLSLLGTEEATQFLLATARHLPLLSKKDAQDEVLPCFEDPFVRLLTQVTPRTLTQVLNQLVGGRGENLAAVVQSKFGLTLFHAILNQGERLEVESGSQQDSEWLNMDNRLSFCR, encoded by the exons atggggaagaagctgaagaCGGGCAAGGGCCGGCGGGACAAGTTCTACCACCTCGCCAAGGAGACCG GTTACCGATCTCGATCAGCCTTCAAACTCATCCAGCTGAACCGCAGGTTTCAGTTTCTGCAGAAAGCCCGAGTCCTCGTGGACCTGTGTGCGGCTCCTGGAggatg GCTGCAGGTGGCCTCGACTTCAATGCCAGTGTCCAGTCTGATCATTG GTGTGGACCTCGTTCCTATTAAATCCATCCCCAATGTGGTCTCGATTCAGGAGGACATAACCACGGACAGATGCCGTCAG GCCCTGAGCAGGGAGCTGCACAGCTGGAAGGCAGATGTGTTCCTGAACGACGGGGCGCCCAACGTGGGCTCAAGCTGGTCTCACGACGCCTTCTCCCAGG CCCACCTGACCCTGATGGCTCTGCGCCTGGCCTCCGAGTTCCTAGCCCGTGGCGGGACGTTCGTCTCCAAGGTTTTC CGATCACAGGACTACCAGCCCCTGCTGTGGGTCCTGAACCAGCTCTTCTGCAAGGTGCAGGCCACTAAGCCCCAGGCCTCCCGTACAGAGTCTGCAGAGATCTTCCTGGTGTGCCAGG GGTACAATGCTCCTGACAAAATCGACCGCAAGTTCTTTGATCCCAAACACGTCTTCAAACAAGTGGAGACTCAGGTCAGGACAGTTCATGACCTGGTCTCCAGCAAGAAGCCCAAG GCAGATGGATATACAGATGGCGACTACACTCTgttccactgcatctccctactGGACTTCCTGAAGTGCCCCAACCCCATCAATACTCTGCACAAAGCCAGCGAG ATTACGTTCGACTGCCCACAGATGGAAAACCATCCGGCGACCACGCAGGAAATCCGGGAATGCTGCAAAGACCTGCAGGTGTTGGGGCGAAAGGAACTGGG agTCCTACTGAAATGGAGACGGAGACTGCGAATGAGCCTCGGACGGGAGCTGCACGGTGGTGCAGGCGGAGCTGAGCCTCCTCTGAG GGCCAGCGAGGATGAGGAGGAGGGTCGAGGTGCAGAAGGCAGTGACAGAACAGGAGGAACGGCATCTGGACGAAGAACTGGCGGAGGTGAAGGCCGGCGAACTGGCCGAGCTCAGGAG CCGCctgctacccccccaccccccaccctccatccaGAAGCCTCAGAGATCAtgatgggggcagaggggggcagtGAGACAGCAACCGTCCAAAATCCTTGGAttctcacaccccctccccccttcctgtctcccccccaccccacttcagcCCAGCCAGACCAACTCGAGTCTCTGGGACGGGCCGGTGATGTTCCAGGGAATGCGGAACCCAGTCCTGACTCATCTCGGA ATCCAGCCGGCAGCTCCACAAAGGCTTCGCCCGTCCTTCAACGATGGCAAATCCTCGATTCAACCTCTCCACATGCTg AATTCTTCGCTCCACTCTCCTCAGGGGATACAGGCAGGTCTCCCTCAGATGCTGACTCCACTTTTACTGGGAGGGGCACAG gCTGGATGCCATTCCCCCAGCCCCCCCTGGTCCGAGTCTCGGGCCTGTTGGGTGGGGCGATCACGGCGGGGCAATGCCAGCGGCCGCTCCCAGCAGGATTCCGGTCCTTCCTCCCAAGCATGTG GCCCTCACACCCCAGCCTTCGAGGGGACACAGCGAACCTCCATCCTCAGCACAAACACCTCCTgacccagagggagcagggggctcGGAG TCTGCACCACACTCAGAACGACTTCAGCCGAATGTGGCCAATGGGCGAGACCTCCCGGGTAGTGAAGGACCCCTACAGTGACCTGATGTCCCAGAGGGAGAAGGAGTGGGTAAGCAAGATCCAGATGATGCAGTTACAGACAGCCAACCCAGTCCTGGACGATTACTACTACCAG AACTACTTCCAAAGACTTCAGCTGAGAAATCTGAAACACATCAGCTCAGAGACATCCAGGAGAGGGAAGACGCGGTTGATCACCCCCCAGTTAGTGCGACACGATCAGTCGTACCGACCCG tgCAGTTCGAGGGGT CTGGGAAACTCACGATCTCCAGCGTTAACAATC GGAAGATGATCGATGCTGTGGTCACCCCTCGGGCAGAAGACGAT GAATCAAAGGATCAGTTGGTTCGTGATCGCAGACGTCAAACGCTTCACAACATCGAAAAG acgTACACCCTGCTCCTCGAGGTATTGGACCTCGAGCAGACTCTCCGCCTGGGCGCAGGTGAGGAGACAGTGAAGATCGATCAAGCCCGCAAGGCCAAGATCGACCAGATCTACCGTAACCTTCGGGGAAGGCAACTCCTGGGGTCTGAGAG ACCCAGCGATGATGAATTTCTCCAGGTGATGTCCATCCGAAAGGGCAAGCGCCTGGTTGCACGCACCCTCTCCCTCCTTGGGACGGAGGAGGCCACCCAGTTCCTCCTCGCCACTGCACGgcacctgcctctcctctccaagAAGGACGCCCAGGacgag GTCCTCCCCTGCTTCGAGGACCCCTTCGTCCGGCTGTTGACGCAGGTGACGCCTCGGACCCTCACGCAGGTCCTGAACCAGCTGgtcggggggagaggagagaaccTGGCGGCGGTGGTGCAGAGCAag tTCGGACTAACCCTGTTCCACGCCATCCTGAACCAGGGTGAGAGATTGGAAGTGGAGAGCGGTTCACAGCAAGACAGTGAATG gTTAAACATGGATAACCGGTTGAGCTTCTGCCGTTGA